A segment of the Catenuloplanes nepalensis genome:
ACGCGCGGACGCATCCACCACCAGCCAGCCGATGCGGCGCTCGGCCCCGGACCCGCCGGTCAGGATGCCACCGGCCGGCGCGGATCCGCCGCCCGGAGTTCCGCCGCCCGACACGAGACCCCCACCCGAGGTGGCACCATCCAGCGCAGAACCACCAGCCGGAATGCCGCCCGGCCGGCACACTGCGCAACCCGCGCGGTAGCGGGCCACAGCTCCATGATCGAGGCGTCCCACGTGTCGTTCTAGCGCCATGAGGGACGGCCGGATCTTGAGGAGCGCGATGCGCCCGCGCGCGGCCGGGGCCGGGCGGGCGCGGGTGTCGCGTGCTCGTGGTGACCAGCGACGGCACCGGCAGGGAGGAGCGCCAGCGACGACCGGTGCCCGCGGGAGCACTCGGAAGGTGGGCACGCCGGAAGCGGGAGAGTCTGCTTCTGGAAGGGGTTCGGCCGTCAGAAGAGGATGGTGGCGAACGTGCCGGCGGAGCGGAAGCCGCAGCGGGCGTAGACGCGGCGAGCCGCGTGGTTGTAGTCGTTGACGTAGAGGCTGACGGTGGGCGCGACGCGGCGGAGTGCGTCGGTGACCACGGCGGCCATGGCGGGCGCGGCGATGCCGAGGCCGCGCCAGGCCGGGTTGACCCAGACGCCCTGGACCTGGGCGGTGTGCGACGTGACCACGGCCAGCTCGGCCTTGAAGACGACCTGGCGGTTCTCGATACGGACGTACGTCCGGCGGGAGCGGACCAGCTCGGCGACGCGGCGCTTGTAGCCGCTGCCGCCGCCGTCGGCGAGCGGGGAGACGCCGACCTCTTCGGTGTACATCGCGACCGCGGCCGGGAAGACCAGGTCTATCTCCGCGTTCTCCGCGAGGCGCACGGCGGGGTCGGGGCGCACCGGGGGCAGCTCGCCGGTGGCCAGGATCGGCTGGTTCGGCCGGACCTCGCGGGGGTGACCCCAGGTGCCGGCGAGGTGGTCCCAGAGGCCGAGCACGGCGTCGGCGCGACCGACGATCGACGAGCAGATCCGGTGCTCGCCCGCGATCAGCTCGGCGAACGCCTCCACCGCGGGCGGCGTGGCGAGGATCGGGGTGAGGTGGGCGCCGGACCAGAGCAGCGACTCCAGGTGGCGGCGGGCGCCGTAGCCGTAGATCCGGCCGTCGCTGCGCCACCAGGAGAGGCCGTGCGCGGCGATGCGCTCGGCGACCTGGGCGGTCGCGAACGGATCCGAGTCGAGGACTCTCATCACCGCCGAGCGCTCGGTCTCGCCGAGCTGGCGAACCGGCATCGTCAGCACGCCCTCAAGCCTGCCAGATCCACGTGTCCTCGCGTGCATCAACTCCCCGCCCTTTCGTTCCGTCCGGACGGGTATGCGGGCAGACCGGCCGGCGCGCCTGATCAACGTGCCGTCTGTTCGTTACCCCGAAGCGCGGTCTCCTATCGCGGCCATCACGAGATCGACCAGGCGGTCCGCATAGTCCTCGGTGAGCGGGCCGGTGCGCAGCAGCCAGCGATGGTAGATCGGACCGAAGATCAACTCCACGGCCACATCCAGATCGACATCCGCGGGTACGCCGCCGGCGCGGAGCCGGTCCTTGACCGCGTCGAGCTGCGGGCGGAGCAGCCGGTCGCGCACCTCCCCGGCCATCGTCTCGTCGGAGAGCGTCTCGACGGTGAGCGCGCGGGTGGTGGCGGACAGCCGCGGGTCGGCGAACTCCGCGACCGTGGCGCGCACGACCAGGCGCAGGTCGGCCCGGAGGTCACCGGTGTCGGGCAGCGCCACGTCGCCGGTCGCGACCGTGTCGAACAGTGCGTCCAGCACGACCGCACTCTTGCCGCCCCACCAGCGGTAGATCGTCTGCTTGCCGGCTCCGGCCCGGGCCGCGATCGCGCCGACGGTGAGCTCCGCGTAGCCGGTCTCGTCGAGCAGCGCCCGGGTGGCGTCGAGGATGGCGCGGCGGGAGCGCTCGTTGCGGCGGGCGGGGTCGGGGGTCGGCACCCGCTCATCCTATCCCGACGAGACGAGCCGTCTCGTCTTGACATCGGCAGTCGGCTGCCGCACCGTTAACGGCGAGACGAGACGACTCGTCTCGCTTTGCCGAGGAGGATCCGTGCCGCACATCGCCATGGTCAGCATCCCGTTCCACGGGCACGTCAACCCGAGCCTCGACCTGGTGCGCGCGCTCGTCGCCCGCGGCCACCGGGTCACCTACGCCAACGACCCGTCCTTCGCCGAGACCGTGCGCGCCACCGGGGCGGAGCTGAGACCGTACGATTCGACGCTGCCGACGGACGGCGGCGCGGACCTGGACGGCATCGACCAGCTCACGCTCTTCCTGGACGACGCGATCGCGATGCTCCCCCAGCTGCGCGGCGCCTACGCGGCGGACCGCCCGGACCTGTTCCTCTACGACATCGCGGGCTCCCCCGCCCGGCTCCTCGGCGCGTCCTGGGGCGTGCCGGCGATCCAGCTGAGCCCGACCTACGTGCCGTGGGAGGGCTACGAGGAGGAGATGGCCGAGGTCATCGACGGGATGAAGGCGGATCCGCGCGGCGCCGCCTACCACCGGCGCTTCACCGAGTGGCTCACAGCGCAGGGTTCGCCGATCACGGACGGGCCCGCGTTCATGGGCCGGCCGGACCGAGGGCTGTCGCTCATCCCGCGGGCGCTTCAGCCGCACGCCGACCGGGTCGACCCGGCGGTCTTCCAGTTCGTCGGCCCGCTGCTCGGCGCGCGCGCCACCGCCGGCGACTGGACCCGGCCGGCCGGCGCGGAGAAGGTGCTGCTGGTCTCGCTCGGCTCCGCGTTCACCCGGCACCCGGACTTCTACCGTCGCTGCATCGCCGCGTTCGGCACGCTCCCCGGCTGGCACACCGTGCTCCAGATCGGCGGTCAGGTCGACCCGTCCGAGCTGGGCGAGGTGCCGCCGAGCGTCGAGGTGCACCCGTGGGTGCCACAGCCGGCGATCCTGGCGCAGGCCGACGCGTTCCTCACCCACGCCGGCATGGGCGGCAGCGCCGAGGGCCTGTTCCACGGCGTCCCGATGATCGCGGCACCGCAGGCGGCCGACCAGTTCGCCAACGCGGAGCAGCTGGCCGCGCTCGGCGTGGGCCGGGTGATCTCCCTGGAGACGGTCACGGCGGACGAGCTGCGGGCGGCGCTGATCGCACTGACCACGGACCCGGCGGTGGCGGCGCGGTCCGCGGAGTTGAGCCGCGAGGTGCGCGCGGAGAGCGGTGTCGACCGCGCGGTCGGCCTGATCGAGGCCGCGCTGCCCGCCGCCCCGGACGCCTGACCACAGATCCGATGTTCAGGGCGCCGCCGACAACGCACGCCCCGACCACAGGCGCGGTGTGCAGGGCGCCGCCGACAACGCACGCCCTGACCACCGGGCTCCGGTGGCGCCGGAGCAGACCGGGTGCGTGGCGCCGGTGCTGATCCGGTGGCGGCGGGTTCGCCGCCACCGGAGGGAACGTCAGGCGGTGGGTGGGAAGCGGAGGATGCGGTCGTCGGTCGCGGCAGGGGAGCCGCGGCCGTCGCGGTTGCTGGTGGCCACCCAGAGGGAGCCGTCCGGAGCGACCTCGACCGTGCGCAGCCGGCCGAACTGGCCCTGCAAGACCGCGACCGGCGTGCCGGCGCCGCCGTCGGCGGTCAGCGGGACGGTCCAGAGCCGGGTGCCGCGCAGCGCCGCGACGTAGAGCGTGGAGCCGGAGATCGCGGCGCCGCTCGGCGAGGCCTGCGCGGTCGACCAGACGACCAGCGGATCGACGTAGCGCGCGTCGTTGCCGTCGCCCTCCACGACCGGCCAGCCGTAGTTCGCGCCCGGGGTGATCAGGTTGACCTCGTCCCAGGTGTTCTGGCCGAACTCCGACGCGTAGAGCCGCCCGGCCGCGTCCCAGGCCAGCCCCTGCACGTTGCGGTGGCCGAGCGAGTAGACGAGCGAGCCCGCCGTCGGGTTGTCGGACGGCACCGTACCGTCCGGGTTCAGCCTGAGGATCTTGCCGCCGAGGCTGGCCGGGTTCTGCGCGTTGGCCGTGGTGCCCGCGTCACCGGCACCGGCGTAGAGCTTGCCGTCCGGCCCGAACGCGATCCGGCCGCCGGCGTGGATGCTGCCGCGCGGGATGCCGGTCACGATCGTCTGCGGCGAGCCGAGCGCATCCAGCCGGAAGCGCACGATCCGGTTGTCGTTCGCGCTGGTGAGATAGGCGTAGACCCACTCGTCCGGCGACACCGCGAGCCCGAGCAGCCCCGCCTCGCCGACCGGTGACACCCCCGGCACGGTCCCGACGGTCTGGACCGCGCCACCGCCGGCCGGGATTCGCAGCAGCCGCGCGCTCATTCGCTCCGCGACCAGCGCATCGCCGCCCGGCAGCCAGGCCAGCCCCCACGGCACCTCGAGCCCTTGCGCCACGACCTGAGGAGCACTGAAATCAAAACCTTCGGCCAGCGGTACGGCGTCCGCCTCGGCCGCCGCGTGCGCGCTCACCGCGCCGGCGAGTGCCAGACCGAGCGCGACGACCGAGGTCAGGGCAACGGTTCTCCGCATGGTGCGAACCTCCTCACTGCATCACCACAATGGCGTGCATCGATGTTCGTCCCCACCCGGACCGTACCCATCGACTCTTTTGACCGCAAACCGAACGGACCCGGGCAGGTCGCCGCCCTCCGGGCATTCTCCGTGGATCTCGCGAACGCACGGCCAGGTCGACGCGCCATCCGGGCACGCGAACAAATGACACGGCGCTGCTAGGCGGATTCGCGGATGACCAGTTCGGTGGGGAGGATGACGGCGGCGTGCTGGTCGCCGGCGATGTGAGCGAGCAGCAGGCGGACCATCTCCTGGCTGACCCGGGTGAACGGCTGGCGGATCGTGGTCAGGCCGGGCGTGAGCGTGGTGGCGACCTTGGAGTCGTCGAAGCCGCCGATCGCGATGTCGTCCGGTACGCGCTTGCCGATGCGCTGGAGGTAGGCGATCGCGCCGGCCGCCATCAGGTCGGAGCAGACGAAGACCGCGTCCAGCTCCGGGCTCGCCCGAAGCAGCCGTTCCATCGCGGCCTCGCCGGACGCCTGGCTGTAGTCGCCGGCCTCGATCAGCGCCGGCTCCACGTCACCGGCCACGTCGCGGTAGCCGGCCAGCCGGTCGACGCCGCCGGACGTGTCCAGCGGCCCGGTGATGATGCCGATCCGCTGGTGGCCGCGGGACCGCAGGTAGGTGACCATCTGCCGGGCGCCGTCCCGGTCGTCGGCCGCGACGTAGCTGACCTCGCGCTCGTGGCCGAGCGGTCGGCCGCAGACCACGAACGGCAGCCCGCGGCCCTTCAGTTCGTCCAGCAGCGGGCTGCCCAGGTGGTTGGAGACGACGAGCGCGCCGTCCACGTGGCCGGCCGTCACCCAGCGGCCGATGCGCTTGCGGTCCTCGCTGGTGCCGGCCACGGTGAGCAGCAGCGTGATGTCGTGCTCGGCCAGGATCTGGGTGCAGCCGCGCAGCAGGTTGTTGAAGTTCGGGTCCTCGAAGAGCCGGTCCTGTGGCTCGGACAGGATGAACGCGACCGAGTCGGAGCGCTGGGTGACCAGGCTGCGCGCGTGCTGGTTGACCACGTAACCGGTCTTGCGGATGGCCCGCTCGACCGCCTCCAGCGCCGGGCCGCTGACGTTGTGGCCGCCGTTGAGCACGCGGGAGACCGTGCCCCGCGAGACACCCGCGACCGCGGCGACGTCGTCCATCGTCGGGCGGTGACGCTGCGGGCGGGTGCTGCGGAAACGGTTCTGCTCGGCCACGGCTCATATTCTCCTGTCCGGCGTCAGACGTCGCCAAATCCGTGATCCAGGCGTCGTTCATGTCGTTGGAACGACCTGAACGACGCCTGGATCACCGGGGTGGGGGTCAGCCCTTCACCGCTCCGGAGATCAGGTCGGTGCGCCAGTAGCGCTGGAGCGTCAGGAACAGCACGATCAGCGGGATGATCGACAGAAGCGATCCGATGATCACGTGGCTGTACAGCGCGGGCACGGTCGCACCCTGATTGAGCAGCGTGAACAGGCCGACGGTGACCGGGAACTTCTCGTCGCTGGACAGCATGATGAACGGCAGCAGGAAGTTGTTCCAGATCGCCACGAACTGGAACAGGAAGACCGTCACCAGGCCGGGCACCATCATCGGCAGCGCGACCCGGGCGAAGATCCGGAACTCGCCGGCGCCGTCCGTGCGCGCGGCCTCGACCACCGTGTCCGGCACGGCCGCGGCCGCGTAGATCCGGGCCAGGTAGATGCCGTACGGGCTGATGATCTGCGGCAGCAGCACGGACCAGTAGGTATCGGTGAGCC
Coding sequences within it:
- a CDS encoding GNAT family N-acetyltransferase gives rise to the protein MLTMPVRQLGETERSAVMRVLDSDPFATAQVAERIAAHGLSWWRSDGRIYGYGARRHLESLLWSGAHLTPILATPPAVEAFAELIAGEHRICSSIVGRADAVLGLWDHLAGTWGHPREVRPNQPILATGELPPVRPDPAVRLAENAEIDLVFPAAVAMYTEEVGVSPLADGGGSGYKRRVAELVRSRRTYVRIENRQVVFKAELAVVTSHTAQVQGVWVNPAWRGLGIAAPAMAAVVTDALRRVAPTVSLYVNDYNHAARRVYARCGFRSAGTFATILF
- a CDS encoding TetR-like C-terminal domain-containing protein, with amino-acid sequence MPTPDPARRNERSRRAILDATRALLDETGYAELTVGAIAARAGAGKQTIYRWWGGKSAVVLDALFDTVATGDVALPDTGDLRADLRLVVRATVAEFADPRLSATTRALTVETLSDETMAGEVRDRLLRPQLDAVKDRLRAGGVPADVDLDVAVELIFGPIYHRWLLRTGPLTEDYADRLVDLVMAAIGDRASG
- a CDS encoding macrolide family glycosyltransferase, with protein sequence MVSIPFHGHVNPSLDLVRALVARGHRVTYANDPSFAETVRATGAELRPYDSTLPTDGGADLDGIDQLTLFLDDAIAMLPQLRGAYAADRPDLFLYDIAGSPARLLGASWGVPAIQLSPTYVPWEGYEEEMAEVIDGMKADPRGAAYHRRFTEWLTAQGSPITDGPAFMGRPDRGLSLIPRALQPHADRVDPAVFQFVGPLLGARATAGDWTRPAGAEKVLLVSLGSAFTRHPDFYRRCIAAFGTLPGWHTVLQIGGQVDPSELGEVPPSVEVHPWVPQPAILAQADAFLTHAGMGGSAEGLFHGVPMIAAPQAADQFANAEQLAALGVGRVISLETVTADELRAALIALTTDPAVAARSAELSREVRAESGVDRAVGLIEAALPAAPDA
- a CDS encoding PQQ-dependent sugar dehydrogenase, with the protein product MRRTVALTSVVALGLALAGAVSAHAAAEADAVPLAEGFDFSAPQVVAQGLEVPWGLAWLPGGDALVAERMSARLLRIPAGGGAVQTVGTVPGVSPVGEAGLLGLAVSPDEWVYAYLTSANDNRIVRFRLDALGSPQTIVTGIPRGSIHAGGRIAFGPDGKLYAGAGDAGTTANAQNPASLGGKILRLNPDGTVPSDNPTAGSLVYSLGHRNVQGLAWDAAGRLYASEFGQNTWDEVNLITPGANYGWPVVEGDGNDARYVDPLVVWSTAQASPSGAAISGSTLYVAALRGTRLWTVPLTADGGAGTPVAVLQGQFGRLRTVEVAPDGSLWVATSNRDGRGSPAATDDRILRFPPTA
- a CDS encoding LacI family DNA-binding transcriptional regulator; amino-acid sequence: MAEQNRFRSTRPQRHRPTMDDVAAVAGVSRGTVSRVLNGGHNVSGPALEAVERAIRKTGYVVNQHARSLVTQRSDSVAFILSEPQDRLFEDPNFNNLLRGCTQILAEHDITLLLTVAGTSEDRKRIGRWVTAGHVDGALVVSNHLGSPLLDELKGRGLPFVVCGRPLGHEREVSYVAADDRDGARQMVTYLRSRGHQRIGIITGPLDTSGGVDRLAGYRDVAGDVEPALIEAGDYSQASGEAAMERLLRASPELDAVFVCSDLMAAGAIAYLQRIGKRVPDDIAIGGFDDSKVATTLTPGLTTIRQPFTRVSQEMVRLLLAHIAGDQHAAVILPTELVIRESA